Proteins from a genomic interval of Terriglobia bacterium:
- a CDS encoding protein kinase — MSRCAACSADVPPSARFCPGCGAPAGERAATPTVTSLDARSDGSAGSPPPSRPAPSMAGRLALGDVMEFARFLPGAVLAGRYRVVGLIGRGGMGEIYRADDLKLGQAVALKFLPESLAHDPAWLSRFHDEVRIARQVSHPNVCRVYDIGEVDGQHYFTMEYVDGEDLASLLRRIGRLPRDKAVEIARQLCAGLAAAHERGVLHRDLKPANVMIDGRGRARLTDFGIAGLAERQGGEAARAGTPAYMAPEQLEGGEASFRSDLYALGLVLYETFTGKPAFEAGTVAELRKMHETSVPASPSKVLEEIDPAVERVILRCLEKDPKDRPASALAVAAALPGGDPLAAALAAGETPSPDIVAAAGAKGTLRPVVAWSVFGGLLLGVVLLAALTGRTALLRQVPSERPPDVLVDRAQEALRTAGVTEPVADRAWGFAQGDDAMRWLEERDKTAARWAPLSTGRLGVVGFWYRQSPKPLASYALSGDVAPEVPPSDVPGMAAVALDERGRLIELRRVPAQEGQAGGPAKEPDWNPLFVAGGLDPAAFVRDVPSRLPPSYADVRAAWKGTLPELPSVPIRVEAAGYLGRPVYFKVVGPWDRPDVAAGAAADASRRAPQTFAAILILVGLGFALFLARRNLRSGRGDLRGATRMALGMLALYLLRWALLANHLPSVSLEFVSFLRGAGVALFVGTFVWLLYLALEPAVRRRWTGTLVSWSRLLAGRFRDPLVGRDLLVGGAIAVGLALMVPARNLAAVWLGVAPPRPIQVNVDSLISIRRFVAALIAAPMSALLGPMLLLFLILGLRVLLRRQWLAVTASCLVFIPFLAFGDSPLLDIPLGLINVGIEVFVLMRLGLHALIVIETLSILLVTLPVTTDPSAWYAGHALVATAIPVAVGLYGLVSATSGARGTAPAGLLD; from the coding sequence GTGAGCCGCTGTGCCGCATGCTCCGCCGACGTCCCGCCGTCGGCCCGCTTCTGCCCGGGGTGCGGCGCGCCGGCCGGGGAGCGCGCGGCGACCCCGACCGTCACGTCGCTCGACGCGAGGAGCGACGGCTCCGCCGGATCCCCGCCGCCGTCCCGGCCGGCGCCCTCCATGGCCGGACGCCTCGCGCTGGGGGACGTGATGGAGTTCGCTCGGTTCCTCCCGGGCGCCGTGCTCGCCGGCCGGTACCGGGTGGTCGGGCTCATCGGCCGCGGTGGGATGGGGGAGATCTACCGCGCCGACGACCTGAAGCTGGGCCAGGCCGTCGCCTTGAAGTTCCTCCCCGAGTCGCTGGCCCACGACCCCGCCTGGCTCTCGCGGTTCCACGACGAGGTCCGGATCGCGCGGCAGGTCTCGCACCCGAACGTCTGCCGCGTGTACGACATCGGAGAGGTGGACGGCCAGCACTACTTCACCATGGAGTACGTTGACGGCGAGGACCTCGCCTCCCTCCTCCGCCGGATCGGGAGGCTCCCCCGCGACAAGGCCGTGGAGATCGCGCGGCAGCTGTGCGCGGGCCTCGCCGCTGCCCACGAGCGCGGCGTGCTTCACCGGGACCTCAAGCCCGCCAACGTGATGATCGACGGCCGTGGAAGGGCCCGCCTCACGGACTTCGGGATCGCCGGTCTGGCGGAGCGCCAGGGTGGCGAGGCGGCCCGCGCGGGGACGCCGGCCTACATGGCGCCGGAGCAGCTCGAGGGCGGCGAGGCGAGCTTCCGCTCGGACCTGTACGCCCTCGGGCTCGTCCTCTACGAGACGTTCACCGGCAAGCCGGCGTTCGAGGCGGGCACGGTGGCCGAGCTCAGGAAGATGCACGAGACCTCGGTCCCGGCCAGTCCCTCGAAGGTCCTCGAGGAGATCGACCCGGCGGTGGAGCGGGTCATCCTCCGCTGCCTCGAGAAGGACCCCAAGGATCGGCCGGCGTCGGCGCTGGCGGTGGCTGCGGCGCTGCCGGGAGGGGATCCGCTGGCGGCGGCGCTCGCGGCGGGCGAGACCCCGTCCCCCGACATCGTGGCGGCGGCGGGAGCGAAGGGGACGCTGCGACCGGTCGTCGCCTGGTCGGTGTTCGGGGGGCTGCTCCTAGGCGTCGTGCTCCTGGCGGCGCTCACCGGCCGAACCGCGCTCCTCCGGCAGGTGCCGTCCGAACGGCCCCCCGACGTCTTGGTGGACCGCGCGCAGGAGGCACTTCGGACGGCCGGCGTTACCGAGCCCGTCGCGGACCGCGCGTGGGGGTTCGCGCAGGGCGACGACGCCATGCGCTGGCTCGAGGAGCGAGACAAGACGGCGGCCCGGTGGGCTCCGCTCTCGACGGGCCGGCTCGGCGTGGTTGGGTTCTGGTATCGGCAGAGCCCCAAGCCGCTGGCGTCGTACGCGCTCTCGGGCGACGTGGCTCCCGAGGTGCCCCCGTCCGACGTCCCGGGCATGGCCGCCGTCGCCCTGGATGAACGAGGACGGCTGATCGAGCTGCGCCGGGTGCCGGCGCAGGAGGGCCAAGCCGGCGGTCCAGCGAAGGAGCCCGACTGGAACCCGCTGTTCGTGGCGGGCGGACTCGATCCTGCGGCCTTCGTCCGCGACGTGCCCAGCCGGCTCCCTCCGTCCTACGCCGACGTCCGGGCCGCCTGGAAAGGGACTCTTCCGGAGTTGCCCTCGGTCCCGATTCGGGTGGAGGCCGCCGGGTACCTCGGCCGGCCGGTCTACTTCAAGGTGGTCGGTCCCTGGGACCGGCCGGACGTGGCGGCGGGTGCCGCTGCCGACGCCTCCCGTCGCGCGCCACAGACCTTCGCCGCGATCCTGATCCTCGTAGGGCTGGGCTTCGCGTTGTTCCTGGCCCGCCGCAACTTGCGGTCGGGCCGCGGGGATCTTCGTGGCGCGACCCGAATGGCGCTCGGGATGCTGGCGCTCTACCTCCTTCGCTGGGCGCTCCTCGCCAATCACCTCCCGTCGGTGTCCCTCGAGTTCGTGTCGTTTCTCAGGGGGGCGGGGGTCGCGCTCTTCGTCGGCACGTTCGTTTGGCTCTTGTACTTGGCTCTCGAACCCGCGGTGCGGCGGCGGTGGACCGGCACGCTGGTCTCGTGGAGCCGCCTGCTCGCCGGGCGATTCCGGGATCCGCTCGTCGGACGCGATCTCTTGGTGGGAGGGGCCATCGCCGTCGGTCTGGCGCTGATGGTCCCGGCGCGGAACTTGGCGGCGGTCTGGCTCGGGGTGGCCCCGCCCCGCCCGATCCAGGTGAACGTGGACTCCCTCATCTCGATCCGGCGCTTCGTGGCCGCTCTCATCGCGGCCCCGATGTCCGCGCTGCTCGGTCCGATGCTCCTTCTGTTCCTGATCCTCGGGCTGCGCGTGCTGCTCCGGAGACAGTGGCTCGCCGTCACGGCGTCCTGTCTCGTCTTCATTCCTTTCCTCGCGTTCGGCGATTCCCCCCTCCTGGATATTCCTCTGGGCCTGATCAACGTTGGGATCGAGGTGTTCGTCCTCATGCGGCTGGGGCTCCACGCGCTGATCGTGATCGAGACGTTGAGCATCCTGCTGGTGACGCTTCCTGTGACGACCGACCCATCGGCCTGGTACGCGGGACACGCCCTGGTGGCGACGGCGATCCCCGTCGCCGTCGGGCTCTATGGCCTGGTGTCGGCGACGAGCGGCGCGCGCGGCACCGCTCCCGCCGGCCTGCTAGACTGA
- a CDS encoding aspartate 1-decarboxylase — translation MTREMLRAKVHRITVTERNVEYEGSLTLDAELMGAGEMLPFERVEVYDVDNGSRFATYLIEGERGSGACCVNGAAARLVERGHKLILATYCAVDDAAARSHRPRVVLVDARNRLKAVKDHEGPGVRAPA, via the coding sequence ATGACTCGTGAGATGCTTCGAGCCAAGGTCCACAGGATCACGGTCACGGAGCGGAACGTGGAGTACGAGGGCAGCCTCACCCTCGACGCCGAGCTGATGGGAGCGGGCGAGATGCTCCCGTTCGAGCGCGTCGAGGTCTACGACGTGGACAACGGGAGCCGCTTCGCGACGTACCTGATCGAAGGGGAGCGCGGCAGCGGTGCGTGCTGCGTCAACGGCGCCGCCGCCCGGCTCGTGGAGCGAGGACACAAGCTCATCCTCGCCACCTACTGCGCGGTGGACGATGCCGCCGCACGCAGCCATCGCCCCAGGGTCGTGCTCGTGGACGCGCGGAACCGCCTCAAGGCGGTCAAGGACCACGAGGGGCCGGGCGTGCGCGCTCCCGCGTGA
- a CDS encoding TldD/PmbA family protein: MSAGEDGRAAEIALDVLRNLGLDGEVYSESGTRAKVAVSEGRVESVEERHDRGIGVRLFVDGRSGFAFTTDLTPDAVRGVVGEAREIARHAEPDEGWRLPARAPVPPLPFPNTTDHGATFPMPRRIEMARAIEAAARAVDPRVKRSRQAVVIDLWGEVRVANTGGLDAGYRYGRGIAWLDVAATDRGGSQVGHHAEFALAAREIDPEAIGREAARKALAKLGSTPGRTGRIPAVLDREVVAGLLDALAPAFSARRVLKGTSFLAGRLGDPVASPSVTLVDEPRLPGGFGSAPADGEGLPTHRTPLLEEGRLIGYLHDTYSAAKTGAGRAGNAVRTSYGVPPQIGPMNLVLLPGPEPVEALLERAGGGILVTELMGLHTADPTSGDFSLGGSGRLLEGGRPGAPVDQLAISGNFRDLLASIEAVGADLRLFPGGGGAPSVLLRELSVAGRS; the protein is encoded by the coding sequence GTGAGCGCCGGGGAGGACGGCCGCGCGGCGGAGATCGCTCTCGACGTCCTCCGGAACCTCGGGCTCGACGGCGAGGTGTACTCGGAGTCCGGGACTCGCGCCAAGGTGGCGGTCAGCGAGGGACGGGTCGAGAGCGTCGAGGAGCGTCACGACCGGGGGATCGGCGTGCGCCTGTTCGTCGACGGACGCTCCGGCTTCGCGTTCACCACCGACCTGACGCCGGACGCCGTTCGGGGGGTGGTCGGCGAGGCTCGAGAGATCGCGCGTCACGCGGAGCCGGACGAAGGATGGCGCCTGCCGGCGAGGGCGCCGGTCCCACCGCTCCCGTTCCCCAACACCACGGACCATGGCGCCACGTTTCCGATGCCGCGCCGCATCGAGATGGCTCGCGCCATCGAGGCGGCGGCCCGGGCGGTCGACCCGAGGGTGAAGAGGTCGCGGCAGGCGGTGGTGATCGACCTGTGGGGCGAGGTGCGGGTCGCCAACACCGGCGGGCTCGACGCCGGCTACCGGTACGGCCGCGGCATCGCGTGGCTGGACGTCGCCGCGACGGATCGGGGCGGGTCGCAGGTCGGCCATCACGCCGAGTTCGCCCTGGCGGCGCGGGAGATCGATCCCGAGGCGATTGGGCGTGAGGCCGCGCGCAAGGCGCTCGCCAAGCTCGGGAGCACGCCGGGCCGGACCGGGCGGATCCCCGCGGTGCTGGACCGCGAGGTGGTCGCCGGCCTGCTCGACGCGCTCGCCCCGGCGTTCTCCGCCCGGCGAGTCCTGAAGGGCACGTCGTTCCTCGCCGGACGGCTCGGCGATCCCGTAGCGTCCCCGTCGGTGACCCTGGTGGACGAGCCGCGCCTGCCGGGCGGGTTCGGGAGCGCGCCGGCCGACGGCGAGGGGCTCCCGACGCACCGCACCCCGCTGCTCGAGGAAGGCCGGCTCATCGGCTACCTGCACGACACCTACTCGGCGGCGAAGACGGGAGCGGGCCGGGCCGGCAACGCCGTGCGGACGTCCTACGGCGTTCCCCCGCAGATCGGCCCGATGAACCTCGTCCTCCTTCCGGGGCCGGAGCCGGTGGAGGCGCTGCTCGAGCGGGCCGGCGGCGGGATCCTCGTCACGGAGCTGATGGGGCTTCACACGGCGGATCCCACGTCGGGGGATTTCTCGCTGGGGGGCTCCGGACGTCTGCTCGAAGGCGGCCGTCCCGGCGCGCCCGTCGACCAGCTCGCGATCTCGGGGAACTTCCGCGATCTCCTCGCGTCGATCGAGGCGGTCGGGGCGGACCTCAGGCTCTTCCCGGGAGGCGGAGGCGCTCCTTCGGTCCTGCTGCGGGAGCTGAGCGTCGCCGGACGGTCGTGA